The genome window AGTCACAACGCTTCATTTCATCCTGCATCTCTTAAGAAGTGATTATTAATCGGTCACATCACTTCTCAGGTAACACTCGTTCCTGGGGTGACTGTCAGCGCTTTAACCAGCAGACCGGATGCAGGGGTCTGGGTCACGCCAGTGTTCATTACCCGTTCTCCGGTGCTCgctgacagagcagcagactgtgAGCGAAGGATGGGCAGCAAACGCCAGATGAGATTCTCGCATGATGTGGAGGGGAACAGATGTTGCCTTtgttgctggtgtgtttgtgcagcgagGAGACTGTGTCGAATCTGCATAATGAGGGCTCCTCGGCTCGGCGGAGAGGTGTACCTGTGGTAGCGAGCTCCAGATCTCTCTTCACAAAtgctttcctcttctcctcgAGCAGCTGGCTCGGAATTAGACCCGCGCTGCCCCCCTCTATGTGACAAGCCTGAGAGGGAAACAtatgaacacacaaaaaacaacagcaaaaagtTAACAAGTGAGTGAATGAAATATGACTTTTGCAAGATGCCTTGTTAAGACAATCCTGTGAAGGAAAGGCGGGGCGCTATACTGACCTGCCACCAGTTGAGGTCCTCCTGGTTGAAGATCTGAAGAATGTCCCCACTGCTGAAGCTTAGTCCTGCCTCCTTACAGGGAATCAGGTTATCGTGGGATGGGTCATAATCAAAGTGACACTTCACAAAGGCCTAGATGGAGACAGATGTAGAAACGAGAACCCCGTCAGTAAAAACATCCACATTTCACCAAAAACACAAGCTCATCCTTATATCACACTGGATTCACGCACATTTGCAGCTTTTGATGAAGTGTGTACAATTTAAAGTCCACAGACTGTGCTGTCACTATGAAACAGCCTTGACTACTACATCTCTCAGCTCACTTTCCCGACATATCAAGGCTAAAGGATTCAGCTTGTAAACCCAACCCCAACCCCCACTGGCAGGACGAGGGGTCTGAGAGACAGTGAGATAGACAGGAAGAGctgtaagagagagagacaaaatctgtagccatggcaaccaatcccccaccccccccccccccggaacGTGATGCTTTTTCTCGTATTGAACTGATGCATGAACACCAAAAAGCCTGCCAGTCCTTACTGTACTGTGCAACCGTTTCATCCCCCtgtaaggacacacacacacacacacacacacacacacacacacacacacacacacacacacacacacacacacacacacacacacacacacacacacacacacacacacacacacacagtctccacTGGCCAAAGGGAACTGTCAGTTGAGTTTAGTCACCGTGCGACAGCCAGGCTCCAGGCAAAGTAACACAGACAGCTGGATTACATACAGAGGGAACTTTTGGGAATGACTCTTATCATCACAACTCTTTGCACACAGAAACATCCGCCTACACAGCTTTTAACTGAGAGCGCAGCCAAATCACACGTAATATCTCTGACAGACAGCCTCTTCTGTGTGTCCACATAGATGCTTTGAAAACGGTCAGTAATATCTGCTGAACTCCACAAGTgatattttaaaagaaaaaaaacaaaacataaaaaactaGTTTCACAAAGGAAAGGTGACGTTGTGCAGAAACGTGTGAGGCAATAAAAGGATAATAAGGAACATAAGTGCAATTTTCCTGCTGCCCTGCGTTCTGCAGGTCTAACCATAGTTATGAAAAATACACAACCATCACGCACAGCTGAGGATGATGGGAGTTTTATAGTAAATATATAGTTTATAGTAAATCCACACCAAATGATGTCTTCAAAAGAAAAGTCAAAGTCATTACAATTCATCTTGTCTCTATATGTTTTTTAATGGCAATTTACTTAGCTGCCAAGAAGATTTTACACAAAATCACAAGGTCAATCCAGCTGTTGCCGGAGGAATATAAAGGGAGAATAATGAAAATGCAACATCCATCCAAGAATATATCTGTACTGTATTTTACTGCAACCTGTAATGACCTGGATGAAGCAGTAGACCATCCATCTAGTGGGAACCTTTCCTCGAGCAAAACATGCCTCAATGACATTTATGAGCTATGCTAATCATTATATAACATAGACCCCGTCAATTCTCTAGATTTCAGACTAGCGTAATAAATTCTGATACAAGTTTTACTGATCCTTTTTGTCACATAGCCCAGCGCTTCTCTAGCTGTATACACAGCATCCTGTGATGTGGGCACATCGCTGGCAATATATCACCAGGCGAGATAACCCTTCTGTTTCCCCTCACTGCAAACTGGGTCAGGCTTTCACTGCGACTAGCTCCTCTTGGCTCTTAGAAAGCCAGCGTTCATTAGTTAGTACGAACAAGTGCCTTTTTAGAGGTTCGTTTTCAGCCGTGAATAAAATACACTGTAATCAGTCATTTCCTTCAACGAACAATAGACGGGGGAGAACAAAGCCACAAAGACACTGTGcgaaatataaaaacaacttTGCTGGAATACAATGAGACGGCAGCAACCGCCTTATTTCTGTGGTCTTTGAAGGCTTCAATTATTGATCAGCTACCTATAGGCAGAAAATGACTCTGCATTTGGATAAGTGGTAAAATGGTAATGCAGCCAGACCTGCAGCAAACTTATGGATTTATGATTCTCGGCACAGAGTGCAAATTTACAAACAGCAGCGAGGATGCGAGGGAGGACAGCTACTAGGGAAAATGATGGCATCTTCTTGAACACCATACATatattttcttcctttttccccACTAGTATCTTAATTGATATTTTATTCTACCATACATttattgatttgattgatttattGGTACCCATACTGAAGAGGTGGTGTATAAACTATTCTTTTGTGGCTGACCTGTCTCGGCGTGTGCGGCTCTTGGTAGCTGGGCAGGATCTTCAGTACCACGCTCCCActggcctccttcagcatctccTGGAGCACTTTGGGGTCGTTGCCCACCTCCTTGCCATTGACCTCCTTGATGATGTCACCCACATGGAGCAGGCCTTGCTGGTCGATCATGCCGCCGTGGAGGATCCTGGCGATCACCAGCTCGCCGCTCTCCACTCGAAATGTCACCCCCTGCTCACACAGACGGTCCAGATTTGGACTTGTTGCAGGGGTTGTAAAACTTGAAAACTGAGATTTATTTAGATcgataaaaaaaatacataacatGACAAATTATTACAGATGAACAACCCTCCTCCACTCAGTGCTACAAGGCAGAATAATTTTGACTTAgttcttttcaaaataatgcTGCAATAGAAATCTCATTACACTGAGTGCCTGTGCTGCTACTAAAGCACAAATCAAACCATTGATTAACGAGATTTATTAGCTTATGGTTTACAGGACTGCATCTCACTTTAACGATGTAGAACGTGCAGCTTCTAATCCAAGCAGACTTACCAGGTGCTCACCAGACACCTTACGGATGCCCACCATCCTGACTGCATCTGGGGGAACGGGCTGGTTGTTCAGGGCTGGGTCCATGAAGGAGCAGGGGCTGGGAGGCGGGGTCTCATAGTTTTTGGACGCCACAGAGTCATGGGTCTCCAATAAGGACTGTGAGCGGATCAAATGACAGATACACAATGATAATAATCATGGCAACATGGGTAAGTGCACAAATCAGGTCATCCTGATGCAGCGCTGACTGAAACACAATCTTCATCCAGCATGCTCCATTAAGCATGAGCATCAGTCTGGAGGTTAATAACGGGTTTAGCCTGAGTGCTTGTTAATTAAAGCTGCGGTTTGCTGGGAGATGCAACCCCCGTTCTCCAGACCTGGAAGTGTGGTTCTTTCAGGATGCGGACGAGCTCCTCGGCCGCCTGGCTGCTGTCCGCTAACGGGCCCAGCTCATTGAGAATGTCCTGGACCAGCTCTACGTTGTTCTCCCTCACAGCCTCCAGCTTCGGCTCCTCAAAGCGCTCGTGACCCTGGAGTGTGGTGAATAAAAAATAGATGTTATTTAGGCTTGTTTTTCCACTCTGTAACTGCCGGTATCAACCAGTTTTGATTGGCCTTTGACAAGTCTCAGTCTAAGAAAATTCATTTATAATCACAACCTTCACAGCGAGCGGTAGAAACGCCTTGCTGGgctttaaatgaatgttttctcccttctcggggtctgtttgttttgattcaccaccacagtaaacaaacaacagaaacatCAACCTGAAACCGAACCCCGCTGAGAACACAGCCTGCAAACTTAAATCCTTGACTGAAAGACACAAACGCCGAGAAAAACGAAACAAACTTGAATCAAATCTTACGCCCTGTAGGTTTTTCACTGTGTGTACTGAGAAACATCAATATTTCAGGGAACATTAATTTTTTACTTTCTCCTCCTGTGCCGCCAGAGGCACATGGGCCTGTGCTTATTGGACACGGCTTTCACACCTCTGGTCCAGGGTCACAGACACAAATTTTGGCTGATGATATTTCTGCGACACAATTCAAGTTAATACCAGATTCTGCTTTAGTAACAATATTAAAGACTTCCATACTGAAATATGACAAAACTGCACTTTACCGTACTACATGAAGCGGTCACAGCCCCCAGCTCATTTTAGCAGTTTGTCCAAACCACATGCAAATCATTCACTGTAGTGCTATTTGCAACTGTACACCCAATGATTCTATATGTGAGGATTCACATTGTCAGGCAATCCCTGGGAGGACGCGTCTGCTGGGGCTGGCTACTACTCTGGCAACCGCAATGTTTATTTAGAGGAAGAATtcctgcagagagacaggatATGgtgtgcacataaacacacagacccaAATAGATATTCAGAATGCATGTACACAAGCTCACAGTACTGTggcatatatatgtatgtagagtacaacacctacagtactatGGCCATAAATGCTCAATTATTTGCAAATGGAATCAAGGTAAAAACATAAAGAGCTCTTTTAGCGACTTTGAAGCCTTGAAGCCAGCATCATGGACATTGTGCTGTATGGGTGCACTGCTGTGTCCATATGCCTGTTTTGCCAACACCGTTCTATTTAAAGAAAATGACTGCTGACTAAATAACAAACACTGCACAGTATTTCAACAAGTGTTCAAGTTGAGGATATACAGTAAATCATGGATGCTGTTTACAGTTCCTCTGCCAAGTACTGACACTGTTTGCTTTGACATTGTAATACGACACCACTAATGTCTACTTGGATAGTTCAACCATAAAAGCTAATGAGCACCGCTTTCCACAGGCAAATGCAGTTTTTCCTTTCCATAACTATTTGAGGATTTTCCTCGTTTAGGTACTTAACTTCTTCCTTAggttacaataatacaatatatgTCCTTGAAAACAGCATAAACCATTTCAAACATGAATAATGAACATAATATACATACTACTGCATCACTGGCATCTCAGAGTCTGTGTTCCAACCAGATGACTATATGCAGTATCAGAATGCAACACAAGCCTTTATGCATGAGTTCTGTTTCTGCACCTTCAGCTTCAATAGCTGGCAGGAAACTGCCTAATAATTATTAAGACTTCACTGCACAGCCCATAAAAACCTAAAGTGTTTTGCACAAGCTGATTCCTGTAAGAGCTGAATTCATTGTTTTGGAAGCCACATGGCGCCACTTTAAAAAAGACCTTGGAGTCTCATTTACAGTCTGAACAGCGATGTGTGATAGGGCAAAAAAGAATGAATGTGTAAAAGCAGAAGGGCAGCTCGTTTTGTTGTTGTAATAGGTCTGATTGCTCACTTAGATCACAGACAGAAATGGAGTCTGTGCCATCGTTAAAACTGATAATTCATGTTTGCGGAGGCTCTTTTGCATGGTGATAGGTGCTGCTCATCAGTACAGTATTGCTCTGACGGCATCATTTTGTATAGTGTTGTTGTTAATTCACCTATtccatgtgtgcgcgtgtttttGTTCTGCCCCTCAATCATTTTAGAATGTTCTCTAGTCTGTTAGCACAGTAAATTGTCAGAAGAATCCACCTCCGTCAACCCTCCTTTCAGACCCATTAATCTTTTATGGACAGTGCTCTTCAGTACACTGGTAGCACCATGAactcccacatacagtacaacaaatAAACCTGCACGCACATATACTGGACGCTTAGgtactagaaaaaaaacaaagaagttCAATAAGGATGGTAATGTGCAGAAAATGTCAGGATTCTTATTGCAGGATTCACTACTGCTCCGTGTGGATCATCCTTCTGCAAATATCTTACCAGCGGAATTACTCAACGATCCTGAATGTTTCTCATTGCCAGCTTTGAAACGGTCATTGCTAAGAACATTTTCCTTCTCAGTGCAACTCCTGGCAAACTGTTTGAAAGAAAGTAAATGTGGTTTGCTTTAGTTAGAATACGATTAGAATGAAGGAAGAGAACACAATGACTTTCAGTATAATGATAtaaactacagtacatctgtactttttttactttcataTATTCGGAGCAGAGGAGTCTAAGCTTCTCCTTTTATTCCTGTTGCCTTTGAAAAGGTCCACATTTTCAAAAGGCATGTGAAACTCAGCTCTTGGCGAGAAGTCGGGAAGAAGATTTcgaaggagagaaaagaacatGAGATGTTGTAGGAAGAAACTCAGAACTGATTATCAGAAACTACCACAGCCAAGTCTCTCAACCTTTTTCCCTCACTTCAAAACTCCATAACAGTGACATTACATTCTGCCATGTAACTATGAGGACCTAGTGGGGATTGGTTTCACAAGGAGGTCAAAACGTGAGACATTTTATGCAGAAAGTGCACTTTCATTTTGGTTTTGGGAGTCAGCAGGAGTTGGTGAGAAAAAGACATGTAACTGTAGGTCAGGTTAATGTTATTCCGAGAAGTCATATTGACACACAATGTCGTCCACACTGGAACGGTTCAAGAATGTTGAGCATTTCAGGTCAAAGTCCAGACTCGAGCTTTACTCGGAAACTGTAAAGACCCTTTTGGTAAACGTTGAGGTCAGCCGGCGCTACACAAATATCTGCCAACCTGTTTTGACTGTTGGTGGACGCCATAATTTCCTTGGAACAACTTCACTCATTTGATATAATGCAAAGTCTGGACAAGCTCCCAGGACAAATCTGTATAATtgactttatttatatttaaacatgtgcagcgcatgtacagtatatccaGGCAAGCTGACAGTAGAGCAGCTCTAACAGTCACACTTGAACATCCTACTGCAGGTGCAGTGGGCGGGCATTACTGCTGTAGTTCAACTAAAACATTCACCATGCACACTCTTCAGTGCTGCCACACTATAAAGATCAGAGATATTAAAATGATTGACAGGTGGGAAACTGGACTATAGGGACTAAACTATAGGAAAATGaccaacatttattttaataatctttTTTCAGGTTATCCAACCAGCCTGTTGTTTACCAGCACCATGACATGAGGGGTGCATTAGTGCACTGTATTTGGCTTTAGgcttgaacaaaaacaacaacagcagcgccCTGTTCagcttattattaaaatatgtcCATCCTTATCTATCTTGTCCACCTTCTCTGCTAGTAAACAGAAGCGAGCGTCTTATAGAGGCCGACACTTTTCCTGAACTTCAAACCCTCGTGTACCCCAGTATCCTTTTCAAAACAAGAACATTATTCAAAGCCCAGAACATGTAAATGACTACAAGTCAAGTCATGACAATATATCAGAAATATGACAGAACTGAACAGCAAAGAGTGTAAACGCTGGTTGCCTCTTGTGATTTTATGCAATTTCCTCTGACTAGGCAGCACGACAGTCGAAATAAAACTGCAGATGCCTCTTCAATTAGCATTTTAACATACGAGAAAACAATGAAGCAAGATCATTAACATGGTAATGTGATTGCAGCTGATGAATTTGCGCTGAACTGTTTAAACTAACTTTTGCAAGTTGAaattaaaattcaaaatgtAATGACTGCTCTGGTTTTTAATTTCCCGTTTCATCGCAATGTTTCTcctgtgaaaacaaaactatttattttgaTGACAAAATGATGACTAGGCCAAAAATGCATAACAGAAAATTATTTCATCACGTACATTTAATttgtattaataaaaaatacttGATTTTGAAGTCATTACACTAATTGGCTTCCAAATCTTTTGTGATAAAAACTACACCAGCCTCTACACAGATTTAatacatacatatttaataGTGTACAGCATTGAGTCGTTCTCACCACTGGGCTCTCCATGATGCCTTTGAGGAAGATGAGGTCCAGGTCGTTAGCAGTAGTGGAGCTTGTGCTGTCGCTCAGCGTGTCCAGGGCCTGGTGCATAGCTACAgaacacacagcaaaacaaaagtttATTCCAATCTGTTCCCCTCCATATTCGACAGTAACCCAGGGGAATCCGACTGAGCAGA of Betta splendens chromosome 19, fBetSpl5.4, whole genome shotgun sequence contains these proteins:
- the mpp2b gene encoding MAGUK p55 subfamily member 2b isoform X1 codes for the protein MAGSLFGRLSLEEGDSANSLDGLEIRLGGEAMHQALDTLSDSTSSTTANDLDLIFLKGIMESPVGHERFEEPKLEAVRENNVELVQDILNELGPLADSSQAAEELVRILKEPHFQSLLETHDSVASKNYETPPPSPCSFMDPALNNQPVPPDAVRMVGIRKVSGEHLGVTFRVESGELVIARILHGGMIDQQGLLHVGDIIKEVNGKEVGNDPKVLQEMLKEASGSVVLKILPSYQEPHTPRQAFVKCHFDYDPSHDNLIPCKEAGLSFSSGDILQIFNQEDLNWWQACHIEGGSAGLIPSQLLEEKRKAFVKRDLELATTGPLCAGMGGKKKKKMMYLTTKNAEFDRHELRIYEEVAKVPPFRRKTLVLIGAQGVGRRSLKNKLLVSDPQRYGTTIPFTSRKPKVDERDGQMYSFMTRNEMECDIKNGRFLEHGEYDGNLYGTKINSIHEVIETGKICILDVNPQALKVLRTSEFLPYVLFIEAPDFEVLKAMNRSAIESGVVTKQLTDSELKRTVDESERIKRAYGHYFDLCIINDGLEAAFRSLRLALDKLSTEQQWVPVSWVF
- the mpp2b gene encoding MAGUK p55 subfamily member 2b isoform X2, translating into MPVATSSSDSAMHQALDTLSDSTSSTTANDLDLIFLKGIMESPVGHERFEEPKLEAVRENNVELVQDILNELGPLADSSQAAEELVRILKEPHFQSLLETHDSVASKNYETPPPSPCSFMDPALNNQPVPPDAVRMVGIRKVSGEHLGVTFRVESGELVIARILHGGMIDQQGLLHVGDIIKEVNGKEVGNDPKVLQEMLKEASGSVVLKILPSYQEPHTPRQAFVKCHFDYDPSHDNLIPCKEAGLSFSSGDILQIFNQEDLNWWQACHIEGGSAGLIPSQLLEEKRKAFVKRDLELATTGPLCAGMGGKKKKKMMYLTTKNAEFDRHELRIYEEVAKVPPFRRKTLVLIGAQGVGRRSLKNKLLVSDPQRYGTTIPFTSRKPKVDERDGQMYSFMTRNEMECDIKNGRFLEHGEYDGNLYGTKINSIHEVIETGKICILDVNPQALKVLRTSEFLPYVLFIEAPDFEVLKAMNRSAIESGVVTKQLTDSELKRTVDESERIKRAYGHYFDLCIINDGLEAAFRSLRLALDKLSTEQQWVPVSWVF